From a single Alkalihalophilus pseudofirmus genomic region:
- a CDS encoding sigma-54 interaction domain-containing protein, translated as MDQDLSLILAKIIETSNNNITITDHKGIILFSNPNHWTMYGLEADAYIGKSVYELEENGVLSPSINALVLKEKKEVRVLQQTTSGRVVMSTGYPIFNKEGSLQYVVSYSQDQTEIVKLQEQYDQLQVKIEGFQTEVEELREKEASHHPLLFRSESMQHIFSTLHRIAATDASILFLGESGVGKSTLARHIHNQSERHKQPFIEVNCSTIPETLFESEMFGYEPGSFTGAHKNGKKGLIEQADQGTLFLDEIGELPLAIQVKLLKVLQEKKFMRVGGKEEKQVDFRLITATNQPLKEMVDQGTFRFDLYYRLNVIPIKIPPLKERQDDITILLQHYLQLMNEKYKTAKKLAPTTYDLLHHYEWPGNVREMENVIERLVLTIEEPTILPHHLPSEINNATHEYVAQPVTNLLPQMEIRDMKEAVEHVEIQLLSRAQSECKTTYEMAKYLGISQPSVIYKMKKYKDRI; from the coding sequence ATGGATCAAGATTTATCCCTCATCCTCGCTAAAATTATTGAGACATCAAACAACAATATTACGATTACGGACCATAAAGGAATCATTCTTTTCTCAAACCCAAACCATTGGACGATGTATGGGCTTGAAGCAGACGCCTATATCGGCAAATCCGTTTACGAGCTAGAGGAAAATGGGGTGCTCTCTCCCTCGATTAATGCACTCGTGTTAAAGGAAAAAAAGGAAGTCCGCGTGCTTCAGCAGACAACGTCAGGCCGGGTCGTTATGTCCACCGGCTACCCCATTTTCAACAAAGAAGGATCACTGCAGTATGTGGTCAGCTACAGTCAGGATCAAACGGAAATTGTTAAACTTCAAGAACAGTACGATCAGCTTCAAGTAAAAATTGAGGGCTTCCAAACCGAGGTAGAAGAACTCCGTGAAAAAGAAGCTAGCCATCATCCGCTGTTGTTTCGCAGCGAGTCGATGCAGCATATTTTCTCAACTCTCCATCGAATTGCCGCAACTGATGCGAGCATATTATTCCTTGGAGAGTCCGGGGTCGGGAAAAGTACGCTCGCTCGCCATATTCATAATCAAAGCGAGAGACATAAGCAGCCGTTTATTGAAGTGAACTGCAGCACGATACCAGAGACATTATTTGAATCAGAGATGTTTGGATATGAGCCGGGTTCTTTTACCGGCGCGCATAAGAACGGAAAGAAAGGCTTAATTGAACAAGCAGACCAAGGCACCTTATTCCTCGATGAAATAGGCGAGCTGCCGCTAGCAATTCAAGTGAAATTGCTGAAGGTCTTGCAGGAGAAGAAGTTTATGAGGGTAGGCGGGAAAGAGGAGAAACAGGTCGACTTCCGCTTAATTACGGCCACCAATCAACCGTTAAAAGAAATGGTGGATCAAGGGACCTTTCGTTTTGACCTCTATTACCGGTTAAACGTGATTCCGATCAAGATCCCGCCGTTAAAGGAACGTCAGGATGATATCACGATCCTCTTGCAGCATTACTTGCAATTGATGAACGAAAAATATAAGACGGCAAAAAAGCTTGCCCCAACTACTTATGATCTGCTTCATCACTATGAGTGGCCTGGGAACGTACGGGAAATGGAGAATGTGATTGAAAGGCTCGTCCTCACCATTGAAGAGCCAACGATCCTCCCCCATCACCTGCCAAGTGAGATCAATAACGCCACTCATGAATACGTGGCACAGCCAGTAACAAACCTCTTGCCCCAAATGGAGATAAGAGATATGAAAGAAGCTGTGGAGCATGTGGAGATTCAACTACTAAGCCGCGCGCAAAGCGAATGTAAAACGACGTATGAGATGGCGAAGTATCTCGGCATCAGCCAGCCATCGGTTATTTATAAGATGAAGAAGTATAAGGATAGGATATAA
- a CDS encoding MerR family transcriptional regulator produces MSINPNIHLTTGQFAKLLNVNKDTLFYYDKAGIFSPEYVASNNYRYYSIYQADVFYVILMLKELDMPLKEIKQFLDHRSPDQLISLLEEKEKVLTKKINELETMRKLVVDKISDTKEALEVNTEEVLMEYKEKDQFVVVTDTTPSTNDIKNIYDSMQLHYNYLEEHEIAPSASEGWMTSVDHILKGETGNYDYLYTKVDEPTFANHTMEKGKYLVAYHNKGYSSMNETYNRLVSYAKEHQLKLRGYFYEDILLDELSVKGMDHYLVKVSVRVY; encoded by the coding sequence ATGAGCATTAATCCCAACATTCATTTGACGACTGGTCAATTTGCAAAATTACTGAACGTCAATAAAGATACGTTGTTTTATTACGATAAAGCTGGCATATTCTCACCGGAATATGTGGCATCTAATAATTATCGGTATTATTCCATCTATCAAGCCGATGTTTTTTATGTCATTCTTATGCTAAAAGAATTAGATATGCCGTTAAAAGAGATCAAACAATTTCTAGATCACAGGTCACCAGATCAATTGATTTCTTTACTTGAGGAAAAGGAAAAGGTTCTTACGAAGAAAATTAATGAACTCGAAACCATGAGAAAACTGGTCGTTGATAAAATAAGTGACACAAAGGAAGCCTTAGAAGTAAATACAGAAGAAGTGTTGATGGAGTATAAAGAAAAGGATCAGTTCGTTGTCGTGACGGATACGACACCCTCTACAAACGATATCAAAAACATCTATGACTCGATGCAGCTTCATTATAATTATTTAGAAGAACATGAGATTGCTCCGTCCGCTTCTGAAGGCTGGATGACGAGTGTCGATCATATCCTAAAAGGAGAAACAGGCAACTATGACTATCTTTACACCAAAGTGGATGAACCAACTTTTGCGAACCACACGATGGAAAAAGGGAAGTACCTGGTGGCCTATCACAATAAAGGGTATTCAAGTATGAACGAAACCTACAACCGCTTAGTCAGCTATGCCAAGGAGCATCAACTCAAATTGAGAGGTTATTTCTATGAGGATATCCTGTTAGATGAGCTATCTGTTAAAGGGATGGATCATTATTTGGTGAAGGTTTCGGTTAGGGTTTATTAG
- a CDS encoding MATE family efflux transporter, translating into MNNTTGIEKEHTMKSLLAYAAPTISVMIFVSIYTIVDGIFVARFVNSTALAAVNIFMPIYALIFAIALMLGTGSSALIAKKMGENKYQEARSHFTFIVLSGFVLGLIIMLAGSLFIRPLLELFGAGASASLFDYTLTYAKIILLVSPLLIVQVMFEMLFVTAGKPKLSLVITLIGGSTNIVLDYLFIVVMEMGIKGAALATAIGIIIPAVLGILYFFVSRNSHLYFTKCKVEWNILLRSCINGSSEMVTNLSTSVVTLAFNLLMLEFIGVEGVAAVTIMLYVMLVLTPFFMGYSVGVAPIISYNYGSQNIVQLKRIFKHSMIFIGVSSLVVFVSSLLLGPYIIQLMAGKGTEVYEIAKSGFWIFSIGFLFLGVNTFTSMMFTALSNGKISAIISLLRTLVFVLTALWTLPFIIGVNGIWIAVPLAEFLSIMVCAFFLFKKRKVYQYF; encoded by the coding sequence ATGAATAACACAACAGGAATTGAAAAAGAACATACAATGAAATCGCTGCTTGCTTATGCTGCGCCAACGATCAGCGTCATGATTTTTGTATCCATTTATACGATCGTTGATGGGATCTTTGTAGCGCGTTTTGTGAACTCGACTGCACTGGCTGCGGTTAATATATTTATGCCGATCTATGCCCTGATCTTTGCCATTGCCTTAATGCTTGGCACTGGAAGCAGTGCTCTGATTGCAAAAAAGATGGGTGAAAATAAGTATCAGGAAGCTAGAAGTCATTTTACGTTTATCGTATTAAGCGGGTTTGTGCTGGGCTTGATCATCATGCTAGCAGGGTCACTATTTATTCGTCCATTATTAGAATTGTTTGGAGCTGGAGCAAGTGCTTCATTGTTCGATTACACGTTGACTTACGCGAAAATCATTTTATTGGTTAGTCCGCTGTTAATCGTCCAAGTGATGTTTGAAATGCTATTTGTAACAGCAGGGAAGCCTAAGTTGAGCTTAGTGATCACCTTAATTGGGGGCAGTACAAACATCGTACTCGACTATCTATTTATTGTGGTCATGGAGATGGGGATTAAAGGGGCGGCTTTAGCGACTGCAATAGGAATCATCATCCCGGCAGTCCTCGGCATCCTCTACTTTTTTGTAAGCAGGAACAGCCATCTTTACTTTACTAAATGTAAGGTTGAATGGAACATCCTTTTAAGAAGCTGTATCAACGGTTCTTCTGAAATGGTTACAAATCTTTCTACCTCGGTCGTCACCTTGGCATTTAACCTGTTAATGCTTGAGTTTATAGGAGTTGAAGGAGTAGCCGCTGTGACGATCATGCTTTATGTCATGCTTGTTTTAACTCCTTTCTTTATGGGGTACTCTGTAGGGGTCGCTCCGATCATAAGTTATAATTATGGAAGTCAAAATATCGTGCAATTAAAACGAATTTTTAAGCACAGTATGATCTTTATTGGTGTGAGCTCCCTTGTGGTGTTCGTATCTTCCCTTTTACTTGGACCCTATATCATTCAACTCATGGCAGGGAAAGGAACTGAGGTATACGAAATAGCGAAAAGTGGATTTTGGATTTTTTCTATCGGCTTTTTGTTTTTAGGGGTAAACACTTTTACGTCTATGATGTTTACAGCTCTATCAAATGGGAAGATCTCAGCAATCATCTCCTTACTCAGAACGCTGGTGTTTGTTTTAACGGCACTTTGGACATTGCCATTTATCATAGGAGTCAATGGAATATGGATAGCTGTTCCATTAGCAGAATTTCTATCGATTATGGTTTGTGCCTTCTTTTTATTCAAGAAGAGAAAAGTCTATCAGTATTTTTAG
- a CDS encoding PTS mannitol transporter subunit IICB, translated as MANTEVEVANTKKQPSVRARVQAFGGFLTNMVLPNIGAFIAWGFLTALFIPTGWLPNEHLAEMVGPIINYVLPILLAFTGGMMVAGHRGAVMGTLGTIGLIVGSEIPMFLGAMIVGPLGGWIIKKFDAAINNKIPAGFEMIVNNFSIGILGFFLMIISYLFIGPVIEAANTGVTTAIQALVATGFLPLLSIINEPAKVLFLNNVIDQGIYYPLGMQATLDAGKSIFFTVASNPGPGLGLLLAFTFFGGKIAKRTAPGAIIIHFFGGIHELYFPYVLMKPLTIIGMIAGAMSGIAVFSLFDAGLVAGPSPGSIFAYLALTPRGSFLGIILGVLVATVVSFVVTSIILKLGKNDDDEQALDQSITKSKSMKQEGKGVLSANQTTETNKKINKISFACDAGAGSSALGATTFRKKLQKKDITDIEVKHFRIEDVPTDSDLVVVHKDLAERARIRIDSSRIIMIENYINDPNLVELLDKLEENNSKND; from the coding sequence ATGGCCAACACAGAAGTAGAAGTGGCAAACACTAAAAAGCAACCATCTGTAAGAGCTCGAGTACAAGCATTTGGCGGCTTTTTAACAAATATGGTCCTTCCTAACATAGGTGCTTTTATCGCATGGGGTTTTTTAACCGCTCTATTCATTCCAACAGGCTGGCTTCCTAATGAACATCTTGCTGAAATGGTTGGACCAATCATTAATTATGTATTGCCAATCCTTCTAGCCTTTACAGGTGGGATGATGGTCGCCGGTCATAGAGGGGCTGTAATGGGAACTCTAGGGACCATCGGGTTAATTGTCGGATCAGAAATTCCGATGTTTCTAGGGGCTATGATTGTAGGACCTTTAGGCGGCTGGATCATTAAGAAGTTTGATGCTGCGATTAATAATAAAATTCCAGCTGGATTTGAAATGATCGTTAACAATTTCTCGATAGGGATCCTTGGATTTTTCTTAATGATTATATCCTATCTCTTTATCGGACCGGTAATTGAAGCAGCGAACACAGGTGTTACAACAGCCATCCAAGCACTTGTAGCTACAGGTTTTCTGCCGTTATTATCAATCATTAATGAGCCGGCTAAGGTGTTGTTTTTAAATAACGTCATTGACCAAGGGATCTATTATCCATTGGGAATGCAGGCTACTCTAGACGCTGGGAAATCGATCTTCTTCACTGTTGCATCGAATCCAGGACCGGGTCTAGGATTATTGTTAGCGTTCACATTCTTCGGAGGAAAGATTGCGAAACGAACAGCTCCAGGTGCCATCATTATTCATTTCTTTGGTGGGATTCACGAACTGTATTTCCCATACGTATTAATGAAACCACTTACAATTATTGGGATGATTGCAGGTGCGATGTCTGGTATAGCTGTGTTTAGTTTATTTGATGCTGGTTTAGTAGCAGGGCCGAGTCCTGGTTCAATCTTTGCCTATCTCGCATTGACGCCAAGAGGAAGCTTTTTAGGAATCATTTTAGGGGTGCTGGTTGCGACAGTCGTCTCCTTCGTTGTAACATCTATTATTTTGAAATTGGGCAAAAACGATGACGACGAGCAGGCATTAGACCAATCCATCACTAAATCTAAATCGATGAAACAAGAAGGTAAAGGCGTTCTTTCTGCTAACCAAACTACAGAGACTAACAAAAAGATTAATAAAATTTCATTTGCATGTGATGCCGGGGCTGGAAGCAGTGCATTAGGTGCGACTACGTTCCGAAAGAAACTGCAAAAGAAGGATATAACTGATATTGAAGTCAAGCACTTCAGAATTGAGGATGTACCGACAGATTCAGACCTCGTTGTCGTACACAAAGACCTCGCAGAACGTGCAAGAATTAGAATTGACAGTTCAAGAATCATAATGATCGAAAATTATATTAATGACCCTAATTTAGTAGAATTACTTGATAAATTAGAGGAGAATAACAGCAAAAATGATTAA
- a CDS encoding PTS sugar transporter subunit IIA — MLSSYLKGKIQFKEQVDSWEDSIKQAALPLLEGGNINPQYIDDMINNVNENGPYIVIVLGFALPHAKNEGGVIKTGISMLKLEQPVKFPEEKEVSILMVLAAEDSEGHLDLISDLSSLLVDDDIMEQFLNASSEEEVIELIDQAE; from the coding sequence ATGTTAAGTTCATATTTAAAAGGAAAGATCCAATTTAAGGAACAGGTTGACTCTTGGGAAGATTCGATCAAGCAAGCTGCTCTCCCTCTATTAGAAGGGGGCAATATCAACCCTCAATATATTGACGACATGATTAATAACGTCAATGAAAATGGACCATATATCGTGATTGTTCTAGGATTTGCTCTTCCTCATGCTAAAAATGAGGGCGGCGTCATCAAGACAGGAATCTCTATGTTGAAGTTAGAACAACCGGTGAAATTTCCAGAGGAAAAGGAAGTTAGCATCCTGATGGTTCTTGCTGCAGAAGACAGCGAAGGTCACCTAGACTTAATCTCTGATTTATCTTCGCTGCTTGTGGATGATGACATTATGGAGCAATTTCTCAATGCATCGAGTGAAGAAGAAGTAATCGAATTAATCGATCAAGCTGAGTAA
- a CDS encoding mannitol-1-phosphate 5-dehydrogenase yields MNAVHFGAGNIGRGLIGYLLHQTGYHICFVDVNRPMIDRLNDNKSYTIGILDETRTQYTVSPVEALNSIEQEDLVIEALIDADIITTSVGVDNLSKISHVLSKALVQRSKRNKTKVDLISNENTLNASSLLKEEIKKRLTESEFEDIRSFVGFPNSVIDRLALSDDADNAQVEPYYDWIINQTEMMNHELPEINGATYVEDLTLFIERKLYVVNMAHAATAYLGFIEGETTIQDALDHPSIEAAVKAAMAESAEYISDRFGVDREEMAVFIEETLARFKNKNVRDEVLRVGRSPIRKVGQDERIVRPAIELNHSGKSIEGLKKVIAAAFLFNSPVDNEAKELQEFVEKNGIKSAVSHYTKIENESVVQSICDCYAEFKKGKKENTSC; encoded by the coding sequence ATGAATGCAGTACATTTCGGTGCTGGTAATATTGGAAGAGGATTAATAGGATATCTGCTTCATCAAACGGGCTATCACATTTGTTTTGTCGATGTTAACCGGCCGATGATTGATCGTTTAAATGATAATAAATCGTACACAATAGGCATATTGGATGAGACCCGTACACAGTATACAGTTTCTCCAGTAGAGGCACTAAACTCAATAGAGCAAGAGGACTTAGTGATTGAGGCACTTATTGATGCGGATATCATCACAACGTCAGTAGGGGTGGACAATTTATCGAAAATCTCTCATGTGCTGAGCAAAGCTCTTGTACAGCGTTCGAAACGGAACAAAACAAAAGTAGATCTGATCAGCAATGAAAATACGTTAAATGCCTCTTCTCTGTTAAAAGAAGAAATTAAGAAAAGGCTTACTGAATCGGAATTTGAAGACATTCGTTCTTTTGTCGGTTTTCCTAATTCAGTGATTGATCGACTCGCACTTAGTGACGACGCTGATAATGCGCAAGTGGAACCCTACTATGATTGGATTATTAACCAAACTGAAATGATGAATCACGAGCTTCCGGAGATTAACGGGGCAACTTATGTGGAAGATTTAACTCTATTTATTGAACGAAAGCTATATGTTGTGAATATGGCGCATGCAGCCACCGCGTATCTAGGCTTTATCGAAGGCGAAACAACTATACAAGATGCCCTGGATCATCCAAGCATTGAGGCGGCGGTAAAAGCTGCGATGGCAGAATCTGCAGAGTATATCAGCGACAGATTCGGCGTCGATCGAGAAGAGATGGCTGTATTTATAGAAGAAACTCTCGCACGATTTAAAAATAAAAATGTACGTGATGAGGTTTTACGAGTCGGCAGGTCGCCTATCAGAAAGGTCGGTCAGGATGAACGAATCGTGAGACCGGCGATTGAGCTGAATCATTCTGGAAAGTCGATAGAAGGACTGAAAAAGGTGATAGCTGCTGCTTTCTTATTCAATTCGCCTGTTGATAACGAAGCAAAAGAACTACAAGAATTCGTTGAAAAGAATGGGATAAAAAGCGCCGTTTCTCACTACACCAAGATAGAAAATGAATCAGTGGTACAATCCATTTGTGACTGCTATGCAGAATTTAAAAAAGGTAAAAAGGAGAATACATCATGTTAA
- the hxlB gene encoding 6-phospho-3-hexuloisomerase: MSQFSGSTKDIIAELTTTFENIKSDEVERLVEEINKADQVFFVGVGRVLLSLKSIAKRLAHLGVKTYVVGQITEPAITDKDLLIVGSGSGETAFPLIIAQKAKKYNATVAHIGANPESSMSEYSDLFVRIPVQTKLHLPGEVESVQPMTSLFEQSLLLLGDAVALTIVRDRDVDMKALWQYHANLE, translated from the coding sequence ATGAGCCAATTCAGCGGCAGCACAAAGGATATTATCGCAGAATTAACTACTACATTTGAGAACATCAAGAGCGATGAGGTGGAACGCTTAGTCGAGGAAATCAACAAGGCTGATCAAGTGTTCTTTGTCGGGGTAGGCAGAGTGCTATTGTCTTTAAAGTCAATCGCTAAAAGACTTGCACACCTCGGGGTGAAAACATACGTTGTCGGGCAGATTACTGAGCCGGCAATTACAGACAAGGACTTACTCATCGTAGGATCAGGAAGCGGAGAAACAGCATTTCCTTTAATCATCGCGCAAAAAGCAAAGAAATATAATGCGACTGTAGCGCATATAGGGGCCAATCCTGAAAGTTCTATGAGTGAATATTCAGATCTATTTGTAAGAATTCCTGTACAAACGAAGCTGCATCTTCCGGGAGAAGTTGAGTCAGTGCAGCCGATGACGAGTTTATTTGAACAAAGCTTATTGCTCCTCGGAGATGCGGTCGCTCTAACTATCGTACGAGACCGGGACGTAGACATGAAAGCATTATGGCAATACCATGCCAATCTTGAATAG
- a CDS encoding ribulose-phosphate 3-epimerase, which produces MQRNVEIYPSIMCADLCNLEQSIKKVENEGIDTLHIDILDGHFSPSMPLGLDTIKQLRKVTNLKFDVHIMSTNNQFFIEEMIDLGVEQITFHIEKESHVDRYIKLIKKNNIKVGIALNPATPISVLDYVLPECDTVLLMLINPGFATDKGEQQVSYAAKKVEDMARMIKERGLSTKIEVDGRVSFDTIPNLVRAGADMLVAGSTSFYDKNNSLKENKAIMEMRIAEGLNEEAIRS; this is translated from the coding sequence ATGCAAAGGAATGTTGAGATCTATCCATCTATTATGTGTGCTGATCTATGTAACTTAGAACAGAGCATTAAGAAAGTAGAAAATGAGGGGATTGATACCCTTCATATCGATATCCTAGACGGTCATTTCAGTCCAAGCATGCCACTCGGCCTTGATACGATTAAACAATTACGAAAAGTAACGAACTTAAAATTTGATGTTCATATCATGTCAACGAATAATCAATTTTTTATAGAAGAAATGATTGACCTGGGAGTGGAGCAAATTACCTTCCATATTGAAAAGGAAAGCCATGTAGACCGCTACATTAAATTAATTAAAAAAAATAATATTAAAGTCGGCATCGCGCTTAATCCTGCCACGCCAATCTCTGTGCTAGATTATGTACTGCCAGAATGTGATACGGTTTTGCTTATGCTGATTAATCCTGGATTTGCAACAGACAAAGGGGAACAACAGGTTTCTTATGCTGCGAAGAAGGTAGAAGATATGGCACGAATGATCAAAGAGCGAGGCTTATCAACCAAAATTGAAGTAGATGGCCGAGTTTCGTTTGATACGATACCGAATCTAGTGAGAGCAGGGGCAGATATGTTAGTTGCCGGAAGCACTAGTTTCTACGATAAAAACAATAGCTTAAAAGAAAACAAAGCGATTATGGAAATGCGGATAGCAGAAGGATTAAACGAGGAGGCGATTAGATCATGA
- a CDS encoding DeoR/GlpR family DNA-binding transcription regulator — protein sequence MLKEERQHKILQILNDEHKVIARDLSKRLQVSEDTVRRDLKDLDNQGLIKRVHSGALRIGPPVVDFSTRQGISSEAKSKLAVKALDFIKDNMVILIDGGTTNLQLVNQLPKSLKATIITNSPPIAMALNQHDSLEVIMIGGTLFKESMVNLGIDTVEALNSIRADLYIMGIYKIDPQIGISVPSLSESLVKRKMCEVSAEIIGLVTPDKLMTMSNHIICPANSLTYLITENVKYDIKQMYQQQGISVID from the coding sequence ATGTTAAAAGAGGAACGCCAACATAAAATTTTGCAAATACTAAATGACGAACATAAAGTGATTGCACGTGACCTTAGTAAAAGATTGCAAGTTTCAGAGGATACCGTCAGGAGAGATCTTAAGGATCTAGATAATCAAGGATTAATTAAACGAGTGCACAGCGGCGCCCTGCGAATTGGCCCGCCCGTTGTAGATTTCTCCACTAGACAAGGAATATCCAGCGAAGCAAAAAGTAAGTTAGCCGTTAAAGCGCTAGACTTTATTAAAGATAATATGGTTATTTTAATAGATGGGGGTACGACCAATCTTCAGTTAGTCAATCAACTCCCAAAATCCCTAAAAGCGACGATTATCACAAACAGCCCTCCCATTGCTATGGCACTCAATCAACACGACTCACTTGAAGTGATCATGATCGGAGGCACTTTGTTTAAAGAGTCGATGGTGAATTTAGGTATTGATACAGTAGAAGCTTTAAATTCAATCAGAGCAGATCTATATATTATGGGAATCTATAAAATTGATCCTCAAATAGGCATCAGCGTCCCAAGCTTATCCGAGTCTTTGGTTAAACGGAAAATGTGCGAGGTTTCAGCAGAAATTATCGGGTTAGTCACCCCAGATAAGTTGATGACGATGTCAAACCACATTATCTGTCCAGCAAACAGCTTAACGTATCTCATCACGGAAAATGTAAAATACGACATTAAACAGATGTATCAGCAGCAAGGGATTAGTGTAATTGATTGA
- a CDS encoding stalk domain-containing protein — MGRVKLMFVMSLVMVLFLIGANSTSAQPVSVVLNGNVQVYDQQPVVENGRVLVPMRGIFESLGANVAYNNTTKKITATRGTQTVELTLGSRQAFINGQSHQLDVAAKAVNGRTIVPLRFVGEALGANVRWDNISKTVYISSGSSAKPVDPTRQALLQRLAPYQVIGDVNQISNTELEIFILTNEERQKHNRSPLALDVELSNVARIKSKDMHDVGYFAHNSPTYGTPFEMMDRFNISYRTAGENIAAGYTDAEQVTNGWINSPGHHRNMINDRFHRIGIGYHSGTKGYSRYYTQMFAGN, encoded by the coding sequence ATGGGTAGAGTTAAGCTGATGTTTGTGATGAGTTTAGTGATGGTTCTATTTCTTATTGGTGCAAACAGTACGAGCGCACAGCCTGTATCAGTTGTTCTGAATGGAAATGTACAAGTCTATGACCAGCAGCCTGTAGTAGAAAATGGTAGAGTACTCGTTCCGATGCGGGGAATCTTTGAATCTCTCGGAGCGAATGTAGCATACAACAACACGACAAAGAAAATTACCGCTACAAGAGGAACTCAAACAGTCGAGCTGACGCTTGGTTCTAGGCAAGCTTTCATAAATGGACAGTCTCATCAATTGGACGTCGCAGCCAAAGCCGTGAATGGAAGAACGATTGTGCCTCTTCGTTTTGTTGGAGAAGCTCTTGGTGCCAATGTCAGGTGGGATAATATAAGTAAAACAGTTTATATATCGAGTGGTTCATCAGCGAAGCCAGTAGATCCGACGAGACAAGCGCTGCTGCAAAGGCTGGCTCCTTATCAAGTAATTGGTGACGTAAATCAAATCTCAAATACTGAGCTTGAAATCTTTATCTTAACAAATGAGGAACGCCAAAAGCATAACAGATCGCCGCTCGCCCTAGATGTAGAATTGAGTAATGTCGCTCGGATAAAGTCAAAAGACATGCATGATGTAGGGTACTTTGCCCACAACTCACCGACTTACGGAACCCCTTTTGAGATGATGGATAGGTTCAATATTTCATACCGCACAGCGGGAGAAAATATTGCAGCCGGCTATACAGACGCCGAGCAAGTGACAAACGGCTGGATCAACAGCCCCGGACACCACCGTAATATGATTAACGACCGTTTTCACCGAATAGGGATCGGTTATCATAGCGGTACGAAAGGTTATAGCAGATATTATACGCAGATGTTTGCGGGGAATTAA
- a CDS encoding helix-turn-helix domain-containing protein has product MQKSPELNRRLGRMIRLIRQEKGMTLEKLAEKSLITPKHLSSIERGKTSLSVVNLLLIEKGLGMKKPGGIYTGDLIELYEHLYEYVHDLDQADK; this is encoded by the coding sequence ATGCAAAAATCCCCCGAATTAAACAGAAGACTAGGCAGAATGATTCGTCTTATCCGCCAAGAAAAAGGGATGACACTAGAGAAGCTTGCAGAAAAATCCCTTATCACTCCGAAACACCTCAGCTCAATAGAACGAGGAAAAACATCCCTTTCTGTTGTGAACTTACTCTTGATTGAAAAAGGGCTGGGAATGAAAAAGCCCGGTGGCATTTATACAGGTGACCTCATAGAGCTGTACGAACATTTATATGAGTATGTACATGACCTTGATCAAGCAGATAAATAA
- a CDS encoding competence protein ComK, translating to MRRPSILKSYDINRDTVAIVPAYSPDYDTIVYETDHTYYVKELSHSMIERACIEGGATCEGRRDAVSKLINVSSKIPIPIDPLNHIYAFPTNSPSKFECVWIFYHHIHTFKKLSNQTLITFMNHHQLTVDITHSTFEKQVQRTSFCIVRLTQRPVERKRRLEYV from the coding sequence ATGAGACGACCCTCAATTCTGAAAAGCTATGACATCAACCGAGACACTGTGGCCATTGTGCCAGCCTACTCACCCGACTATGACACGATCGTCTATGAAACCGACCATACCTATTATGTCAAGGAGCTAAGTCACAGCATGATTGAGCGGGCGTGTATAGAGGGAGGCGCTACGTGCGAGGGGAGGCGTGATGCAGTTAGTAAATTAATCAATGTCTCAAGCAAGATCCCGATCCCAATTGACCCGCTGAATCATATCTACGCCTTCCCCACTAACTCTCCATCCAAATTCGAATGCGTCTGGATCTTCTACCACCACATCCACACCTTCAAAAAACTCTCCAACCAAACACTGATCACCTTCATGAACCACCACCAGCTCACCGTTGATATCACTCATTCGACCTTTGAAAAACAAGTCCAGCGTACGTCGTTTTGTATTGTCAGGCTGACGCAAAGGCCGGTGGAGAGGAAGCGGCGGTTGGAGTATGTATGA